The Phycisphaeraceae bacterium genome window below encodes:
- a CDS encoding UvrB/UvrC motif-containing protein, whose product MKRKCDRCDRPATHHSVEIDKGDKIEKHLCDLHAAEDGLAIKAIPTPINDLLTNFVKLQQEDDEVGSPDEPRCEGCGMSFSEFREKHLLGCAQCYAAFEHQLSPLLERAHEGGTHHVGKVPRRAGAGEHRQMQLMRMRKRLDDAVTIEDYELAARIRDEIRQFENDH is encoded by the coding sequence GTGAAGCGCAAGTGTGACCGCTGCGACCGGCCAGCCACGCATCACTCCGTCGAGATCGACAAAGGCGACAAGATCGAGAAGCACCTCTGCGACCTCCACGCCGCCGAGGATGGCCTCGCCATCAAAGCTATCCCTACGCCCATCAACGACTTACTGACCAACTTCGTCAAGCTCCAGCAGGAAGACGACGAGGTCGGCTCACCCGATGAACCCCGCTGCGAAGGCTGCGGCATGTCCTTCTCCGAGTTCCGCGAAAAACACCTCCTCGGCTGCGCCCAGTGCTACGCCGCCTTCGAGCACCAACTTTCTCCCCTGCTCGAACGCGCGCACGAGGGCGGAACCCACCACGTCGGCAAGGTCCCCCGCCGAGCCGGCGCCGGCGAACACCGCCAGATGCAGCTCATGCGCATGCGCAAGCGCCTCGACGACGCCGTCACCATCGAAGACTACGAGCTGGCCGCACGCATCCGCGACGAGATCCGCCAGTTCGAGAACGATCACTGA
- the larE gene encoding ATP-dependent sacrificial sulfur transferase LarE has protein sequence MTAPDSTPNRSVEDCKASLEQTIRQRGSMLVAYSGGIDSTLVAAVGRNILGRDHCIAVIGDSLSLPRRELREAQQIAADLDLQLITVNPAEQHDPNYRANAGDRCFYCKTNLYHALQQLSKERDIPWIANGTNTDDLGDHRPGLNAASDAGVISPLLEAGLNKQDIRNLALHMGLPNADKPAAACLASRIPYGTEVTPQRLAQVEAAEDALADLGFSGFRVRHHDQVARLEIPADQLNRLMDQEIREQVVTAVKRAGFVYAALDLEGFRSGSGNVMLTLAGRDLAAD, from the coding sequence ATGACCGCGCCCGACTCCACCCCCAACCGCTCCGTCGAGGACTGTAAAGCCTCTCTGGAACAGACCATACGCCAACGAGGCTCCATGCTCGTCGCCTACTCAGGCGGGATCGACTCCACCCTCGTCGCCGCCGTCGGCCGCAACATCCTCGGCCGCGACCACTGCATCGCCGTCATCGGCGACTCCCTCTCCCTCCCCCGCCGCGAACTCCGCGAAGCCCAACAAATCGCCGCCGACCTCGACCTCCAACTCATCACCGTCAACCCCGCCGAACAGCACGATCCCAACTACCGCGCCAACGCCGGCGACCGCTGTTTTTACTGTAAAACCAATCTCTACCACGCTTTACAGCAACTCTCCAAAGAGCGAGACATCCCCTGGATCGCCAACGGCACCAACACCGACGACCTCGGCGACCACCGCCCCGGACTCAACGCCGCCAGCGACGCTGGCGTCATCTCACCTCTCCTCGAAGCCGGACTCAACAAGCAGGACATCCGTAACCTCGCCCTCCACATGGGCTTACCCAACGCTGACAAACCCGCCGCCGCCTGCCTCGCCTCACGAATCCCCTACGGCACCGAAGTCACCCCCCAGCGACTCGCCCAGGTCGAAGCCGCCGAAGACGCCCTCGCCGACCTCGGCTTCTCCGGCTTCCGTGTCCGCCACCACGACCAGGTCGCCCGCCTCGAAATCCCCGCCGATCAACTCAACCGCTTGATGGATCAGGAGATACGTGAGCAAGTCGTCACCGCCGTCAAACGCGCCGGCTTCGTCTACGCCGCCCTCGACCTCGAAGGCTTCCGCTCCGGCTCCGGCAACGTCATGCTCACCCTCGCCGGCCGCGACCTCGCCGCCGACTGA
- a CDS encoding glycosyltransferase yields MRVVHVIQNLDPAWGGVPMVASRVAAAHAGLGHNTVIACHPAPAGEQAQHSLLDGLPHRDQLNIHHIRSKGGMAGFVPDDLVTDLDPIIHGADALILHGVWDPILRAASLVATNNSIPYAITPHGMLSPWSLQLKAWKKKLALNLGYRSLISHARFIQALNDDEARYIDSLGYNVPTRIIPNGIFLDEFANLPPKGEYRQHAKLSDHPYILFLGRIHPAKGLDLMVDAFRTVITRHPDTRLVLAGPPDEDARRINDLVQKHKLQDHVLIPGPIYGRTKLAALVDCSCFCMTSRQEGFSMAITEALACARPVVITNTCHFPAIASASAGIITERNPAAVANALTSVLDNPDRAKDMGIAGRHLVETNYTWPTIAQQLISAFLQ; encoded by the coding sequence GTGCGTGTCGTGCACGTCATCCAGAATCTTGACCCTGCCTGGGGCGGCGTACCCATGGTCGCCTCCCGTGTCGCCGCCGCGCACGCCGGACTCGGTCACAACACCGTCATCGCCTGCCACCCGGCACCCGCAGGCGAACAAGCCCAGCACAGCCTCCTCGACGGCCTCCCACACCGCGACCAACTCAACATCCACCACATCCGGTCCAAAGGCGGGATGGCTGGCTTCGTCCCAGACGACCTCGTCACAGACCTCGACCCCATCATCCACGGCGCCGACGCCCTCATCCTCCACGGCGTATGGGACCCCATCCTTCGAGCCGCCTCCTTAGTCGCTACCAACAACAGCATCCCCTACGCCATCACACCCCACGGCATGCTCAGCCCCTGGAGCCTCCAGCTCAAAGCCTGGAAAAAAAAGCTCGCCTTAAATCTCGGCTACCGCTCGCTCATCAGCCACGCTCGCTTCATCCAGGCACTCAACGATGACGAAGCCCGTTACATCGATTCACTTGGCTACAACGTGCCAACACGAATCATCCCCAACGGCATCTTCCTCGATGAGTTCGCCAACCTCCCCCCCAAAGGCGAATACAGACAACACGCCAAACTCTCAGACCACCCCTACATCCTCTTCCTCGGACGCATCCACCCCGCCAAAGGACTCGACCTCATGGTCGATGCCTTCCGGACCGTCATCACCAGGCACCCCGACACCAGACTCGTCCTCGCTGGACCACCCGATGAAGACGCCAGACGTATCAACGACCTCGTCCAGAAGCACAAACTCCAGGACCACGTCCTCATCCCCGGACCCATCTATGGCCGCACCAAACTCGCCGCCCTCGTCGACTGCTCCTGCTTCTGCATGACCTCAAGACAGGAAGGCTTCTCCATGGCCATCACCGAAGCCCTCGCCTGCGCCCGACCCGTCGTCATCACCAACACTTGCCACTTCCCCGCCATCGCCTCAGCCTCCGCCGGCATCATCACCGAACGTAACCCCGCCGCCGTCGCCAACGCCCTCACCTCCGTCCTCGATAACCCCGACCGGGCAAAAGACATGGGCATCGCCGGCCGCCACCTCGTCGAAACCAACTACACCTGGCCCACCATCGCCCAACAACTCATCAGCGCCTTTCTACAATAA
- a CDS encoding glycosyltransferase: protein MRIVHVIQNLDPAWGGVPMVASRVAAAQAGLGHDVLIACHHAPDGINAEAKLLDGLPHRDRFLISHIPRSHGLARYIPTDLIKDLDPILYTADALHLHGLWDPILLAASKIARRDNVPYAMTPHGMLHPWSLSQKRLKKQIALLLGYREMLHNAAFLQAMNTEEQAAFTPLSLKAPTRIIPNGIFTEEFAELPQPGTFRANHPELADHPYILFLSRLHYKKGLDILGEAFSILAQQHPTARLVVAGPEADAAEPFRKTIAKHQLTDRVLMTGPLYGIDKLAAFIDAACFCLPSRQEGFSIAITEALALAKPVVITHECNFSDVAEINAGVVTSLNPQDVAAAMSQILADPAEAHELGQRGRDLVNNRYTWPRIAQLCIDAIDPR, encoded by the coding sequence TTGCGCATCGTCCACGTCATCCAGAACCTCGACCCCGCCTGGGGCGGCGTCCCCATGGTCGCCTCAAGAGTCGCCGCCGCCCAGGCAGGACTCGGACACGATGTCCTCATCGCCTGCCACCACGCACCCGATGGCATCAACGCCGAAGCTAAACTTCTCGACGGACTACCCCACCGCGACCGCTTCCTGATCTCCCACATCCCCCGATCCCATGGGCTCGCCAGATACATCCCCACGGACCTCATCAAAGACCTCGACCCGATCCTCTATACAGCCGACGCCCTGCATCTTCATGGCCTATGGGACCCCATCCTCCTCGCAGCATCTAAAATCGCTCGCCGCGATAACGTCCCCTACGCCATGACACCCCACGGCATGCTCCACCCCTGGAGCCTCTCCCAAAAACGACTCAAAAAACAGATCGCCCTGCTCCTCGGCTACCGCGAGATGCTCCACAACGCCGCCTTCCTCCAGGCCATGAACACCGAGGAACAGGCCGCTTTCACACCGCTCAGCCTCAAAGCCCCAACACGCATCATCCCCAATGGCATCTTCACCGAAGAGTTCGCCGAACTCCCTCAGCCCGGAACCTTCAGAGCAAACCACCCCGAACTCGCGGACCACCCCTACATCCTCTTCCTCAGCAGACTCCATTACAAAAAGGGACTCGACATCCTCGGCGAAGCCTTCTCCATCCTCGCCCAACAACACCCCACCGCACGACTCGTCGTCGCCGGGCCCGAAGCCGACGCCGCCGAACCCTTCCGAAAAACCATCGCCAAGCACCAGCTCACCGACCGCGTCCTCATGACCGGACCCCTCTACGGCATCGACAAACTCGCCGCCTTCATCGACGCCGCCTGCTTCTGCCTGCCCTCACGACAGGAAGGCTTCTCCATCGCCATCACCGAAGCTCTCGCCCTCGCCAAACCCGTCGTGATTACCCACGAATGCAACTTCTCAGATGTCGCCGAAATCAACGCCGGCGTCGTCACCTCTCTCAATCCTCAAGACGTCGCCGCCGCAATGAGCCAGATCCTCGCCGATCCCGCCGAAGCTCACGAGTTGGGCCAACGCGGACGAGACCTCGTCAACAATCGCTACACCTGGCCCAGGATCGCCCAGCTTTGCATCGATGCCATAGACCCGCGATGA
- a CDS encoding family 10 glycosylhydrolase, with protein sequence MFSIVILTTLAAPALAEVRGTWLTTTGPDSIASGANTQATFTNLRNIGLNTAYVEAWKNGYSQFPSPTMQQLIGIDRAPSLGGRNLLEETTIHAHRNQMAHIAWLEFGFSSQFVGSGGTPSNPLSQWALANGYLLQDRNGNYANNSNGFAWMNPAIPEVRQLLIDVTLDAINANDLDGVQLDDRLAWPREFGWDPTTAALYLAETGRNLPTSLNDSNFRNWRAQKTFEFATEWYTAVKTARPDLIVSVSPSIMTFSFTQYNADWEDWADAGLFDEIVPQVYRNTLSAYRSTLPTQVNIMAGADATPNGRLEDLVVGISRDSSSTPTSPADFLQMIQDARNAGTAGHVLWYSRGVLEVASELTAFYDQNPELDNSPKIDPNRRPAPIVATENTVLPALWQFTITTPGQYRFVTRVNSTWSEDSSAYLLPGDYQFQLSFDIDQVELLADRRPIPADFNNDWLVNQLDINALTANFGTNNPTFDLNEDGSVNPDDLLYLVQEVWNTRQGDANLDGSIDLVDLSILAANFNQPIPTAGGWTNADFNASGTIDLIDLSLLATNFGFQRPLAPTTFPTPALPEPAAATLLLLTAALGSRPLSRYPS encoded by the coding sequence TTGTTCAGCATCGTGATCCTCACCACCCTCGCGGCCCCCGCCCTCGCAGAGGTCCGAGGGACATGGCTCACCACCACCGGCCCCGATTCCATCGCCTCCGGTGCCAACACCCAGGCCACCTTCACCAACCTCCGCAACATCGGTCTCAACACCGCCTACGTCGAAGCCTGGAAAAACGGCTACTCACAGTTCCCCTCACCCACCATGCAGCAGCTCATCGGCATCGACCGCGCCCCATCCCTAGGCGGTCGAAACCTACTCGAAGAAACCACCATCCACGCCCACCGCAACCAGATGGCCCACATCGCCTGGCTCGAGTTCGGCTTCTCATCACAGTTCGTCGGCTCAGGCGGTACCCCCTCCAACCCCCTCTCGCAATGGGCACTCGCCAACGGTTACCTGCTCCAGGACCGCAACGGAAACTACGCCAACAACTCCAACGGATTCGCCTGGATGAATCCCGCCATCCCCGAAGTCCGACAACTCCTCATCGACGTCACCCTCGACGCCATCAACGCCAACGACCTCGACGGCGTCCAACTCGATGACCGACTCGCATGGCCCCGAGAGTTCGGCTGGGACCCCACCACCGCAGCCCTCTACCTCGCCGAAACCGGACGCAACCTCCCCACCAGCCTCAACGACTCAAACTTCCGAAACTGGCGCGCCCAAAAAACCTTCGAGTTCGCAACCGAATGGTACACCGCCGTCAAAACCGCACGACCCGACCTCATCGTCTCCGTCTCCCCCTCGATCATGACCTTCTCCTTCACCCAGTACAACGCCGACTGGGAAGACTGGGCCGATGCCGGGCTCTTCGACGAAATCGTCCCCCAGGTCTACCGCAACACCCTCAGTGCTTACCGCAGCACCCTACCAACACAGGTCAACATCATGGCCGGCGCCGACGCCACACCCAACGGCCGCCTCGAAGACCTCGTCGTTGGCATCTCCCGTGACTCGTCCAGCACACCCACCAGCCCCGCCGACTTCCTCCAGATGATCCAGGACGCCCGCAACGCCGGAACTGCCGGACACGTCCTCTGGTACTCCCGTGGCGTTCTCGAAGTCGCCTCCGAACTCACCGCCTTCTACGACCAGAATCCCGAACTCGACAACTCCCCCAAGATCGATCCCAACCGCCGACCCGCACCCATCGTCGCCACCGAGAACACCGTCCTCCCCGCCCTCTGGCAGTTCACCATCACCACACCCGGCCAGTACCGCTTCGTCACCCGCGTCAACTCCACCTGGTCCGAAGACTCCTCCGCCTATCTCCTCCCCGGCGACTACCAGTTCCAACTCAGCTTCGACATCGACCAGGTTGAACTCCTCGCCGACCGACGCCCCATCCCCGCCGACTTCAACAACGACTGGCTCGTCAACCAACTCGACATCAACGCCCTCACCGCCAACTTCGGCACCAACAACCCCACCTTCGACCTCAACGAAGACGGCTCCGTCAACCCCGATGACCTCCTGTATCTCGTCCAGGAAGTCTGGAACACCCGCCAGGGCGACGCCAACCTCGACGGCAGCATCGACCTCGTCGATCTCTCCATCCTCGCCGCCAACTTCAACCAGCCCATCCCAACCGCAGGCGGCTGGACCAACGCCGACTTCAACGCCTCAGGCACCATCGACCTCATCGACCTCTCCCTCCTCGCCACCAACTTCGGCTTCCAAAGACCCCTCGCACCCACCACCTTCCCAACCCCAGCCCTCCCCGAACCCGCCGCCGCCACCCTCCTGCTCCTCACCGCCGCACTAGGCTCAAGACCCCTCTCCCGATATCCTTCCTGA
- a CDS encoding carbonic anhydrase family protein: MIRSLSVLSAGVLVAGLMGCETFEGDDDVSVVMTQEAQAAMTPAAALEDLKAGNARFVEDESSEFDYLAQAEATASGQYPKAVVLSCLDSRVPVEAVFDQGIGDLFVARVAGNIENVDILGSMEFATELAGTPLIVVLGHSSCGAVKGAIAEAKMGNLTALLGEITPAIKATEIEGDHSVENTAYVDAVVEANVRKTMQDLPARSEVLKQRARMGKLMIVGGVYDLATGQVHWLD; encoded by the coding sequence ATGATTCGATCTCTTAGCGTGTTGAGTGCGGGTGTGCTGGTGGCGGGTTTGATGGGGTGTGAGACTTTTGAGGGGGATGATGATGTGTCGGTGGTGATGACGCAGGAGGCTCAGGCGGCGATGACGCCGGCGGCGGCGCTGGAGGATCTGAAGGCGGGCAACGCGAGGTTTGTTGAGGATGAGTCGTCGGAGTTTGATTATCTGGCGCAGGCTGAGGCGACGGCTTCGGGGCAGTATCCCAAGGCGGTGGTGCTGAGCTGTCTGGACTCGCGGGTTCCGGTGGAGGCGGTGTTCGATCAGGGGATCGGTGATCTATTTGTCGCGCGAGTGGCGGGGAACATCGAGAACGTGGACATCCTCGGGAGTATGGAGTTTGCGACGGAGTTGGCGGGGACGCCGTTGATCGTGGTGCTGGGTCACTCGTCGTGTGGTGCGGTGAAGGGTGCGATTGCTGAAGCGAAGATGGGCAATCTGACGGCGCTGTTGGGCGAGATTACGCCTGCGATTAAGGCGACGGAGATTGAGGGTGATCATAGTGTTGAGAACACGGCGTATGTGGACGCTGTGGTGGAGGCGAACGTGCGCAAGACGATGCAGGATCTGCCGGCACGGAGCGAGGTGCTCAAGCAGCGGGCGCGCATGGGCAAGCTGATGATCGTGGGCGGCGTGTACGACCTCGCCACCGGCCAAGTCCACTGGCTCGACTAA